The Malus domestica chromosome 10, GDT2T_hap1 genome contains a region encoding:
- the LOC103445458 gene encoding alcohol dehydrogenase class-3, translated as MATQGQIITCKAAVAWEPNKPLVIEDVQVAPPQAGEVRVKILYTALCHTDAYTWGGKDPEGLFPCILGHEAAGIVDSVGEGVTEVQPGDHVIPCYQAECGECKFCKSGKTNLCGKVRAATGVGVMMSDRKSRFSVNGKPIYHFMGTSTFSQYTVVHDVSVAKIDPKAPLEKVCLLGCGVPTGLGAVWNTAKVEARSTVAIFGLGTVGLAVAEGAKTAGASRIIGIDIDSKKFDTAKNFGVTEFVNPKDHEKPIQQVLVDLTDGGVDYSFECIGNVSVMRAALECCHKGWGTSVIVGVAASGQEISTRPFQLVTGRVWKGTAFGGFKSRSQVPWLVEKYLKKEIKVDEYITHTLTLGEINKAFDLMHEGGCLRCVLSTDA; from the exons ATGGCTACCCAAGGTCAAATCATCACCTGCaaag CGGCGGTGGCCTGGGAACCCAACAAGCCGTTGGTGATCGAAGACGTGCAGGTGGCTCCGCCGCAGGCTGGAGAGGTCCGGGTCAAGATTCTGTACACCGCTCTCTGCCACACCGACGCTTATACCTGGGGCGGCAAG GATCCTGAAGGTCTCTTCCCTTGTATTCTTGGTCACGAGGCTGCAGG GATTGTTGATAGCGTTGGTGAAGGTGTTACTGAAGTTCAGCCAGGAGACCATGTCATCCCTTGTTACCAGGCAGAATGCGGAGAATGCAAGTTTTGCAAATCAGGGAAGACAAATCTCTGTGGAAAAGTACGTGCTGCCACTGGAGTTGGAGTCATGATGAGTGATCGCAAGAGCCGTTTCTCTGTAAACGGAAAACCTATCTATCATTTTATGGGAACATCAACATTTAGCCAGTACACAGTTGTTCATGATGTTAGTGTTGCAAAGATAGATCCAAAAGCTCCATTGGAGAAAGTATGCCTTCTTGGTTGTGGTGTTCCTACTG GTCTTGGAGCTGTTTGGaacacggcaaaggtggaagcGAGATCAACTGTTGCTATTTTTGGCCTTGGGACTGTTGGTCTTGCT GTTGCAGAAGGTGCCAAAACAGCTGGTGCATCGCGAATCATTGGCATTGATATTGACAGCAAAAAGTTTGATACAG CAAAGAACTTTGGAGTTACTGAATTTGTGAATCCAAAGGATCACGAGAAGCCAATCCAACAAGTCCTTGTTGATCTCACTGATGGTGGTGTTGACTACAGTTTTGAGTGCATTGGAAATGTCTCCGTGATGAGGGCTGCCTTGGAGTGCTGCCACAAG GGCTGGGGGACATCTGTTATTGTTGGTGTTGCGGCATCAGGGCAGGAGATCTCTACTCGTCCTTTTCAGTTGGTAACTGGTCGTGTCTGGAAGGGAACAGCCTTTGGTGGTTTCAAGAGTCGCTCGCAGGTGCCATGGCTTGTAGAGAAGTACTTGAAGAAG GAAATCAAAGTTGATGAATACATCACCCACACTTTGACTCTTGGTGAGATCAACAAAGCATTTGATCTGATGCACGAAGGGGGATGCCTCCGGTGTGTGCTTTCTACCGATGCATGA
- the LOC103445460 gene encoding RPM1 interacting protein 13-like: MNLGPIYISSDDELGRNDLDEEDNFDWVSELLESVDKVTDDDDSDDVVVISEVNSKPRQKSSKRTVADDDDDCVVLDGDPDKPVSVVEDSGSGSDELLVVGETGQVACRDYPHPRHLCAKFPFKTTRHENHCDRCHCYVCESLAPCVHWSTGGSNFNHCHATDKEETWRIQRKKFKTPKIAPLPALNNLSPTKHSPVPPHNIIQLAPNSISQNQLSRPATIHHCTSAGRTMPSIRSHQSEYLFPKNQLQPCSVSKQLLGARTNVVGRNRGQSIGHLGPISSHSTFKRVGALGVSLPMNRTTFVSSNNSSCTTPSVYGRSSTPMATSNDRNPLRLQGVHSSVHQSASQLMTTSVGNTVPSQPQTYSQAIPQSIYSQTFQQQGNQSQNDSQIFCEHGIPSPDSSKGVFQYGNQSQNYSQKFSPQGNLGVSVTDLDFTNSDWVNNSSPNIQQPPVQQPPIQQQPPLQQPQFQQPSPIQQQPPIEISEIQSTEPVYGLGAVNERSNKVANFSGLDEFESWLMETQCGPAESNDPMASHLNIMSPEPSLIDSLMFDFEPPWNGLAQV; this comes from the exons ATGAATTTGGGTCCAATCTACATAAGCTCCGACGACGAACTGGGGCGGAACGACCTGGATGAGGAGGACAACTTTGATTGGGTATCGGAGCTTTTGGAATCCGTCGACAAGGTAACCGATGACGATGATTCCGATGACGTTGTGGTGATTAGTGAGGTCAACTCCAAGCCTAGGCAAAAGTCTTCGAAACGGACGGTGGCGGATGATGACGATGATTGTGTGGTCTTGGACGGCGACCCGGATAAGCCGGTTTCGGTGGTGGAGGATTCGGGTAGCGGCTCCGACGAGTTGCTTGTGGTTGGGGAAACGGGGCAG GTAGCATGTAGAGACTACCCTCATCCACGACATCTTTGTGCCAAATTCCCTTTCAAAACTACCCGGCACGAGAACCACTGTGATCGT TGTCATTGTTATGTCTGTGAGTCGCTGGCACCATGTGTACATTGGAGCACCGGAGGCTCCAACTTTAATCATTGTCATGCCACGGATAAAGAAGAGACATGGAGAATACAGAGAAAAAAATTCAAGACACCGAAAATTGCACCATTACCAGCTTTAAACAATCTGTCACCGACTAAACACAGTCCAGTTCCACCACACAATATTATTCAGTTGGCACCTAACTCTATATCACAGAATCAGCTCTCAAGGCCAGCTACAATTCACCATTGTACCTCAGCTGGTCGTACCATGCCTAGTATCAGAAGCCACCAATCAGAATATCTTTTCCCTAAGAACCAACTCCAACCTTGTTCAGTTTCTAAGCAGTTGCTTGGTGCACGCACTAATGTTGTTGGGAGGAACAGAGGTCAAAGTATTGGTCATTTAGGCCCCATCTCTTCTCATTCGACATTCAAAAGAGTAGGAGCTCTTGGGGTCTCCTTGCCAATGAACCGAACCACATTTGTTTCGTCAAATAACAGTAGTTGTACCACTCCATCAGTATACGGCAGAAGTTCCACTCCCATGGCAACATCAAATGACAGAAACCCCTTGAGGTTGCAGGGTGTTCATTCTAGTGTGCATCAAAGCGCCTCCCAGCTCATGACCACTTCTGTTGGAAATACAGTGCCCTCCCAACCCCAAACTTATAGTCAGGCCATTCCCCAATCAATTTATAGCCAAACATTTCAACAGCAAGGGAATCAAAGTCAAAATGATAGCCAAATTTTTTGTGAGCACGGGATTCCAAGTCCGGATTCCAGTAAAGGTGTATTTCAGTATGGGAATCAGAGTCAGAATTATAGCCAGAAATTTAGTCCGCAAGGTAATTTAGGTGTGAGTGTCACAGATTTGGATTTTACGAATTCTGATTGGGTAAACAATTCCAGTCCAAACATTCAGCAGCCTCCTGTTCAGCAGCCTCCAATTCAGCAACAGCCTCCGCTTCAGCAACCTCAGTTTCAGCAGCCATCTCCTATCCAGCAACAGCCTCCAATTGAAATATCTGAAATTCAAAGCACCGAGCCTGTATATGGGCTAGGTGCTGTCAATGAGCGGTCTAACAAAGTCGCTAATTTCAGTggtttggatgaatttgaaagCTGGCTTATGGAAACCCAGTGTGGTCCGGCAGAATCAAATGATCCGATGGCATCTCATCTGAACATCATGTCTCCCGAGCCCAGTCTCATAGACTCGCTCATGTTTGATTTTGAACCCCCCTGGAATGGTCTTGCGCAGGTTTAG
- the LOC114827437 gene encoding L10-interacting MYB domain-containing protein-like encodes MSKNIVKDMQDRGEGNEKKSKAIWDDASVEIFISVCVAETLAGNQTGGHLIRIGWKNVIKKFNDLTQRSYVHKQLKNKWTALKKEWQLWASLVGKETGLGWDLVKQTIIASDEWWEKKVKLVIFQENSEVAKYRNSGLKNVDQLDILFKEGAVTGVGA; translated from the exons ATGTCTAAGAATATAGTTAAAGATATGCAAGATCGTGGAGAAGGTAACGAAAAAAAGAGCAAGGCAATATGGGATGATGCAAGTGTTGAGATATTTATAAGTGTTTGTGTAGCTGAGACATTAGCTGGAAATCAAACAGGTGGTCATCTTATtagaattggatggaaaaatgttattaaaaaatttaatgacCTTACTCAAAGGTCATATGTTCAtaaacaactcaagaacaaatgGACTGCACTTAAGAAAGAATGGCAATTGTGGGCATCATTAGTTGGAAAAGAGACTGGCTTAGGATGGGATCTTGTGAAGCAAACTATCATTGCAAGTGATGAGTGGTGGGAGAAAAAAGTGAAG tTGGTCATATTTCAGGAGAATTCTGAAGTTGCAAAATATCGAAATAGTGGATTGAAAAATGTTGACCAACTGGACATTTTGTTTAAAGAAGGAGCTGTTACAGGTGTAGGTGCATGA
- the LOC103445459 gene encoding uncharacterized protein, translating into MALLMEKGSQPQTESEKADLDAIAALKESAAIELKEKGNECVKKGKKHFAEAIDCYTRAINQQALSDSDTSILFSNRAHVNLLLGNYRRALTDAEEAIKLCPTNLKALYRAAKASFSLNLLSESTSHCENGLKHDPANEELRKLLRQIESKKMEHEQREAQVSKAIAEAKDLVSAIEGRGMKLGKAMYRELTGLRKPVLDKNNMLHWPVLLLYAEVMSSDFIEDFCETDMLSAHLDMMFSDSCPPLSWDQEHNYTRDAIELYYEAGSGVSLSKTEILHCLLEGTPASNVESINGEQKDANENSNGGSSAGKGSSKWVKVNEKRTLHDVLKEPNFIVPGIPVFYVVSKRSSFHKEFKAGNWAPPS; encoded by the exons ATGGCGCTGCTGATGGAAAAGGGGTCCCAACCCCAAACCGAAAGCGAAAAGGCCGACCTTGACGCCATCGCCGCCCTCAAAGAAAGCGCTGCCATTGAACTcaag GAAAAGGGAAACGAGTGTGTGAAAAAGGGTAAAAAGCATTTCGCTGAAGCCATAGATTGCTACACGAGGGCAATCAATCAGCAAGCTTTGAGCGATTCCGACACCTCAATTCTCTTTTCGAATCGAGCCCATGTCAATCTTTTGCTCGGTAACTACAGGCGCGCTCTTACTGATGCCGAGGAAGCAATCAAGCTCTGCCCCACTAATCTCAAG GCTTTGTACCGTGCTGCGAAAGCGTCTTTTTCGTTGAATTTGTTGTCTGAATCGACATCACATTGCGAAAACGGGCTTAAACATGACCCGGCTAACGAGGAGCTGAGGAAGCTGTTGAGGCAGATTGAGTCGAAGAAAATGGAACATGAGCAGCGTGAGGCTCAAGTCTCCAAGGCTATCGCAGAGGCTAAG GACCTTGTTTCCGCGATTGAAGGTCGAGGCATGAAGCTTGGGAAGGCAATGTATCGAGAACTTACCGGATTACGAAAGCCTGTACTAGACAAGAATAACATGCTTCATTGGCCAGTTCTTCTGCTGTATGCAGAGGTTATGTCCAGTGACTTCATTGAGGATTTCTGTGAGACCGACATGTTGTCAGCTCATCTCGACATG ATGTTTTCAGATAGCTGCCCGCCTTTGTCATGGGATCAGGAACACAATTACACTCGTGATGCTATTGAGTTATACTACGAA GCTGGTTCAGGAGTTTCTCTGTCGAAGACAGAGATCCTTCATTGTCTCCTAGAGGGCACTCCAGCTTCTAATGTGGAAAGCATCAATGGCGAGCAAAAGGATGCCAATGAGAATTCTAATGGTGGCAGCTCAGCAG GAAAAGGTTCCTCTAAATGGGTCAAAGTAAACGAAAAGAGAACACTTCACGACGTTCTGAAAGAACCTAACTTCATCGTTCCAGGGATACCAG TGTTTTATGTTGTTTCTAAACGCTCCAGCTTCCATAAAGAGTTCAAAGCCGGGAACTGGGCTCCTCCATCTTGA